The following DNA comes from Pieris napi chromosome 18, ilPieNapi1.2, whole genome shotgun sequence.
ATCTTTTTcgttaatctatatatataaaaggcTTCAAAATTGCATCCAAAATGCAAAACGTTAACGCTCCACGGGAGCCTGCTCCCGTGTTGAGCACAAGTTCAACTATTCTCAATATGAGAGAAAAAGAGAAATATATTGAAGAATTTGACTTTCCATTCTGTGATGAGTCTTCTAAGTATGAAAAAGTTGCCAAGATCGGTCAAGGAACCTTCGGAGAAGTGTTCAAAGCGCGAGCTAGAAACAGTAGTAAAAAATTTGTTGCAatgaaaaaggttttaatggATAACGAAAAAGAAGGTTTTCCCATCACAGCACTGCGAGAAATTAAGATATTACAGCTTCTAAAACACGAAAATGTCGTAAATCTTATTGAAATATGCAGAACTAAGGCTACATTACACAATAAATATAGGTCAACATTCTACTTAGTTTTCGACTTCTGTGAACACGATTTGGCAGGTTTATTGTCGAATGTAAAcgtaaaatttagtttaggtgAGATCAAGAAAGTTATGCAGCAATTATTGAATGGGTTATATTACATTcatagcaataaaatattgcatCGAGATATGAAAGCTGCAAATGTACTTATTACTAAGAATGGAATATTGAAACTTGCTGATTTTGGTTTGGCAAGAGCATTTAGTGTTGCTAAGTCAGGACAAGCCAATAAATACACTAACAGGGTGGTCACATTATGGTATCGCCCCCCAGAATTGTTATTAGGTAAGATATCTCATAATTCACTCTAAAGAATGAACAAAACTTCTACCATATTGTAattgttacataaataaactGACTCTAAGGATATTTGAGTCCCactttatttttctcttataatttagttaaagttcaccaattatgaaataataagtagAATTTCAGaatattatagttttacaTAGATTGTATGTCTAGGCCTTTTTGGTGCAATACTTAGATCAAACTCTGAGGGCCTTCACAAAGTTTTGAGCAATAAGATTTTTTAGGTGATCGTAATTATGGACCACCAGTAGATATGTGGGGAGCTGGCTGCATTATGGCCGAGATGTGGACCAGGTCTCCAATTATGCAGGTAATACTATAAGTGGCACTGGCTGTGTTATTACTAGTATAAAGACAGCAGAcatcagattttttattttctaaaaatactaagattaaaaatttgtaaaaagttattttgtttttcttaaataattaataaatcaactaataattattaaaaatattagttgctTGCCAACACGGCTCatgcttatttttaataattattgaaataattactaaatcaaaaataaatttaaaaataaggctTGTGTAGATTTATACAAAACACTACTTAGGAATGTTTTGAAcacaaagtaatattttttaaaaacatgctTGAACAAAGAGAGCCTTTATGAGTTGGTTTTTCAGGGTCCCACAGAGCAGCAACAATTAATACTAATATCCCAGCTCTGTGGGTCATGTACTCCAGATGTATGGCCAGGAGTTGAAAGTTTAGACCTATACAATAAGATGGAGTTGCCAAAGGGACAAAAGAGGAAGGTTAAGGTATGTCATGtatattaatgataatttttgtatcactaatttaaaaatctctCAGCTCATAATATAGTAGACCTATACTCCTGAGGAGATCCTCAACCCTGAGgatgtgtatttaaaacacgGCTGTGAATGAATAGATTGTCCGTGAGCTGTTAAGACTTGTTGGTATGGTGAAGGTACTGTTTGAAAACTAGAATGGGTTAGAACcaaaaatttatgtatatctGGGGACAATGttctaatattaaagttatattttatgtacatcAGCCtccttaattttaaatataatcaattCAGATGAAAAGGGAGGTTTTTTAATGTGTATAAATTTCTATACTAATCAGAggttaattatacatatttttcagGAAAGACTAAAGCCATATGTCAAAGACCCGTATGGTTGTGATTTACTTGACAAGCTGCTGCAACTAGACCCAGCGAAGAGGTACTCCTAATTAACTCATTATGTGACAGAATCATTAAtgcaaattattttcaataagaCCATTACATGAATGTTGTGAGGCTATACATGGGCCGGAATAGACCAccaaaaagtataatttatatgtaaaattaaaattaattaaagaaatgaattataatatgaGCTATAACAGATAATAATCCCAAGGTACTGTGCATTAAACATTGTATCTTCCTACCaccaaattatatattctCTACAAAAGGTGAAAATTTGTTTGCACATTGTGCAACGGAAATGATAGGTGCTGTTGCTGCAAGCTCGTACCAGTGTTACAACATCGCGTGGTATCAAGgcattgtattattattattattatgtttaacatCCTTAACATATATAGACTTATTTGAAGAGTAATTGCTATTTATTACAGTATATCAAAACCATAAAGACACttttacatgttttaaattttttacagttCAAATACATTATATCTTAACAAGTTAAgtcaaaaatatacagtatttacaatattcttaaccatcatagtaataataaacattaaaaattaataaatagaaaaataaaacatttaaaaacattggtCCCTGTGGCCAGTATACCTTTAATTCTGGCAGTATTTCTTCGCTGTAATCCAATACTTATTAGTTGAGCAAGGAAAGCAACAGCTCGGGTCACTTGTACTGTCTACCAAgcaccaacttaaatctttaattagtgcCTGTGCATgcaaccccacggcccaagagtctctactcaagtcttaattattaatttcagatATGACGCAGACACAGCACTCAACCATGACTTCTTTTGGACTGACCCGATGCCCTGTGACTTGGCTAACATGTTGGCCCAACATACGCAGAGCATGTTTGAGTACCTGGCGCCACCACGTCGCCCAGGTCATCTCCGACATCACCATCATGTGGCTGGAGCTCAGGCCAAGCCCAACCCACCACCTCAAGACTCGGGATACCAGGATAGAGTGTTTTAGTGATTTTGACTTTGGTGGGTGTGAAGTGCAATTGTGTGTTGGGGCACGGCTCCCATATTGACAAATATATCCTATGATATAAATGGTAAGACATTGAACAGTGATTTAAGATTACTATATGaattaatgaattataatACAAGTTGGTTTCTAAATCTTCATGGTTGTGCtttataattctttttatttaaaacacattttttttttaaaagcatttaacATCCATAACATTGATACAGggatttcaataataaattctatgttGTAACTTAAGCTATTTGGAAAAACTTGATTAACTTGTGAGATTATCATTTTAATGCGGACAAAATCTTTTTTCTACCTAACCACATACAAACAAAGTAATAGATTTTGTATAAAAGattgtataaattgtattgtataaaaGATTTTGTGAAATATTGCTATTATGTTGTAGTAGAAATATGAGTATAGAGGCAAGGCAAGCACTATATACCCCATGCTGAACTCTGTGAAGCCGAAGGGAAAACCAGGCAGGTTTCTTCTTACGTCTGAACTAGGTTTTATAGGAAACTTAtcatataaatgtttatagtAATTTGTCCTATGTTTTTGACAAAAGACTATCTGgtgtattgtttaaaaaa
Coding sequences within:
- the LOC125058624 gene encoding cyclin-dependent kinase 9, coding for MQNVNAPREPAPVLSTSSTILNMREKEKYIEEFDFPFCDESSKYEKVAKIGQGTFGEVFKARARNSSKKFVAMKKVLMDNEKEGFPITALREIKILQLLKHENVVNLIEICRTKATLHNKYRSTFYLVFDFCEHDLAGLLSNVNVKFSLGEIKKVMQQLLNGLYYIHSNKILHRDMKAANVLITKNGILKLADFGLARAFSVAKSGQANKYTNRVVTLWYRPPELLLGDRNYGPPVDMWGAGCIMAEMWTRSPIMQGPTEQQQLILISQLCGSCTPDVWPGVESLDLYNKMELPKGQKRKVKERLKPYVKDPYGCDLLDKLLQLDPAKRYDADTALNHDFFWTDPMPCDLANMLAQHTQSMFEYLAPPRRPGHLRHHHHVAGAQAKPNPPPQDSGYQDRVF